The following coding sequences lie in one Apium graveolens cultivar Ventura chromosome 1, ASM990537v1, whole genome shotgun sequence genomic window:
- the LOC141712058 gene encoding uncharacterized protein LOC141712058 — translation MPWCMLFADDIVLIEEIRSAVNVQLEQWRDSLQEMGLRLSRSMTEYMWGNFSGEINESEIEVCIAEDRAPMTNRFKYLGSVIDNNGDITADVTHRIKAEWLKWRAATAVLCDQNIPLKLKDKFYRVIVRSTLLSGSECCQLPKVQECRLDTA, via the coding sequence ATGCCATGGTGTATGCTTTTTGCTGATGACATAGTGTTAATAGAAGAAATTAGGAGTGCGGTTAATGTACAATTAGAGCAGTGGCGTGATTCATTGCAGGAAATGGGTTTGCGTTTGAGCCGTTCTATGACGGAATACATGTGGGGAAATTTTAGTGGGGAAATTAATGAGTCGGAGATTGAAGTTTGTATTGCTGAAGACAGAGCTCCGATGACAAATCGTTTTAAGTACCTAGGTTCGGTCATTGACAACAATGGAGATATTACAGCAGATGTTACCCATCGTATTAAAGCTGAATGGCTTAAATGGAGGGCTGCCACAGCGGTGTTGTGTGATCAGAATATACCTTTGAAGTTGAAGGATAAATTCTATAGAGTTATAGTTCGATCGACATTATTATCTGGTTCGGAGTGTTGTCAATTGCCGAAAGTTCAAGAATGTCGGTTAGATACGGCATAA